Proteins from a genomic interval of Methanofollis formosanus:
- the glgP gene encoding alpha-glucan family phosphorylase — translation MKGDPVERERFERIPERIDGLVDLAYNLWWSWHPAARVLFKQVNGCAWKESRHNPVRMLLDVPEGYLWRAARDREYIRRYDIIMERYRDYMGKKSSWFTEEYSACRPVTVAYFSAEYGLHHSLPFYAGGLGFLAGDHLKESSDLGVPLVAVGFMYSSGYLHQHIGPEGLQMDIEEPLDRDAAPITRVLDPSGGQVVLRVPHIDPPIHVALWKVQVGRVLLYLLDTDIEENRPEHRGISHRLYYGGREERLLQEIVLGIGGRKALSYLGIHYAAVHLNEGHPAFALVERVRERVGKGMSYEDALDQVRGTTVFTTHTPVPAGHDIFSTDLIDRYFSEYYRCLGLSREEFLAFGTHPEDPDAGFNMTVCALRLSAHHNAVSRRHGEVTREMWHSLWPRLPVERVPIDAVTNGVHLPTWLNPRMAALFDEYIGAVCPYWPLEHDNPVVWELVDEIPDEELWRLHLWLKTKLFNRVREMKRAKWAEHLDMPENVVAEGVFLDPMVFTIGFARRFSTYKRADLIFTDLERLVRIVNNPWRPVQIVFAGKAHPADRAGQEVLARVYRFARSPEFGGRVAFVEDYGERVAQYLVHGVDLWLNNPLPPMEASGTSGMKAAINGVPNLSILDGWWIEGYNGRNGWAFDREYVGEDRDARDAAAIYDLLEKEVVPLYYARDLRGVPHGWVKTMKEAIKSTAPHFSARRMVKEYVNRYYPKMLACASIPALRI, via the coding sequence ATGAAGGGTGACCCGGTGGAGAGGGAACGGTTCGAACGGATCCCTGAGCGGATCGACGGACTCGTCGACCTCGCCTACAACCTCTGGTGGAGCTGGCACCCGGCGGCCCGCGTCCTCTTCAAGCAGGTGAACGGATGCGCCTGGAAGGAAAGCAGGCACAACCCGGTCAGGATGCTCCTCGACGTCCCTGAGGGATATCTCTGGCGGGCTGCCAGGGACCGGGAATATATCAGGCGTTACGACATCATCATGGAGCGGTACCGGGACTATATGGGAAAGAAAAGTTCCTGGTTCACCGAGGAGTACTCTGCCTGCCGCCCGGTCACCGTCGCTTATTTCTCTGCGGAGTACGGACTTCACCACTCTCTCCCGTTCTATGCCGGCGGCCTGGGTTTTCTGGCCGGTGACCATCTCAAGGAGTCCTCCGATCTTGGGGTTCCCCTCGTCGCCGTGGGGTTCATGTACTCCTCGGGCTACCTCCACCAGCACATCGGCCCCGAAGGGCTCCAGATGGATATCGAAGAGCCCCTCGACCGCGATGCCGCCCCGATCACGCGGGTGCTCGATCCCTCGGGCGGCCAGGTCGTCCTCAGGGTGCCGCACATCGATCCCCCGATCCATGTCGCGCTCTGGAAGGTCCAGGTGGGACGGGTGCTCCTCTATCTCCTGGACACCGACATCGAAGAGAACCGGCCCGAACACCGGGGCATCTCTCACCGTCTCTATTATGGTGGGCGGGAGGAACGGCTCCTCCAGGAGATCGTCCTGGGGATCGGGGGGAGAAAGGCTCTCTCGTATCTGGGTATCCATTATGCCGCCGTCCATCTCAACGAAGGTCATCCGGCCTTCGCCCTCGTGGAGCGCGTGCGGGAACGGGTGGGGAAGGGGATGAGTTATGAAGACGCCCTCGACCAGGTGCGCGGGACCACGGTCTTCACGACCCACACCCCGGTCCCCGCGGGGCACGACATCTTCTCCACCGACCTCATCGACCGCTACTTTTCGGAATATTACCGGTGCCTCGGTCTGTCGCGCGAGGAGTTCCTCGCCTTCGGCACGCACCCGGAAGATCCTGATGCGGGCTTCAACATGACGGTCTGTGCCCTCCGTCTTTCTGCCCACCACAACGCCGTCTCGCGCCGGCACGGCGAGGTGACGCGGGAGATGTGGCATTCGCTCTGGCCCCGCCTCCCGGTGGAACGGGTGCCGATCGACGCGGTCACCAACGGTGTCCACCTGCCTACCTGGCTCAACCCCAGGATGGCGGCACTCTTCGATGAGTACATCGGGGCGGTCTGTCCGTACTGGCCGCTGGAGCATGACAACCCGGTCGTATGGGAACTCGTCGACGAGATCCCTGACGAGGAACTCTGGCGCCTCCACCTCTGGCTCAAGACCAAACTCTTCAACCGGGTGCGTGAGATGAAGCGGGCGAAGTGGGCGGAACATCTCGATATGCCGGAGAATGTCGTTGCCGAGGGGGTCTTCCTCGACCCGATGGTCTTTACGATCGGGTTTGCCAGGCGGTTCTCCACTTACAAGCGGGCCGACCTCATCTTCACCGATCTCGAGCGGCTGGTACGGATCGTGAACAATCCCTGGCGCCCGGTCCAGATCGTCTTTGCGGGCAAGGCGCATCCGGCCGACCGTGCCGGGCAGGAGGTGCTCGCACGGGTCTACCGGTTCGCCCGGTCGCCGGAGTTCGGCGGGAGGGTCGCCTTTGTCGAGGACTACGGCGAGCGGGTCGCCCAGTACCTCGTCCACGGCGTCGACCTCTGGCTGAACAATCCTCTTCCTCCGATGGAGGCAAGCGGAACCTCCGGGATGAAGGCGGCGATCAATGGCGTGCCCAACCTCTCGATCCTGGACGGCTGGTGGATCGAGGGGTACAATGGCCGGAATGGCTGGGCCTTCGATAGGGAGTACGTCGGCGAGGACCGGGACGCCCGGGACGCCGCCGCGATCTATGACCTCCTTGAGAAGGAGGTCGTCCCTCTCTACTATGCCCGCGACCTCCGCGGGGTGCCGCATGGATGGGTGAAGACGATGAAAGAGGCGATCAAGAGCACCGCCCCACATTTCTCCGCGAGGCGGATGGTGAAGGAGTACGTGAACCGCTACTACCCGAAGATGCTCGCGTGTGCGAGCATCCCGGCGCTTCGGATCTGA
- a CDS encoding ABC transporter ATP-binding protein, whose amino-acid sequence MIRCEHLCKVYNGVPAVDDLCLEVPEGEVFGLLGPNGAGKSTTILMLTGLIEPTSGACYIDDLEVATHPIEVKKKIGYMPEDVGFYPTLTAEENLEYSAKLYGMGKERKERIQELLQLVGLEGVTKEVGGFSKGMRQRLGIAKALINHPRAIILDEPTANLDPQGVADYRRIIRQVADQGTTVLVSSHILSEVSKVCTSAAILAHGKLVAHGTWDELARVGGDEKVVIRIETRTPMPDLRSPALLAAEFAENRHRARLVATVDIRDELADTLAQAGVAIRSLEAEHPDIEDVFLSYYHAAEDVA is encoded by the coding sequence ATGATACGTTGCGAACATCTCTGCAAGGTCTACAACGGTGTTCCGGCCGTCGACGACCTCTGCCTGGAGGTGCCCGAGGGGGAGGTCTTCGGCCTCCTCGGCCCGAACGGCGCCGGCAAGAGCACCACCATCCTCATGCTCACCGGCCTCATCGAGCCGACATCAGGCGCCTGTTATATCGACGACCTCGAGGTCGCCACCCACCCGATCGAGGTGAAGAAGAAGATCGGGTACATGCCTGAGGACGTCGGGTTCTATCCCACCCTCACCGCCGAGGAGAACCTCGAGTACTCGGCGAAACTCTACGGTATGGGAAAGGAGCGCAAAGAACGGATCCAGGAACTCCTCCAACTCGTCGGGCTCGAAGGTGTTACCAAGGAGGTCGGCGGGTTCTCGAAGGGGATGAGGCAGCGCCTCGGCATCGCGAAGGCGCTCATCAACCACCCGAGGGCCATCATCCTCGACGAACCCACCGCAAACCTCGACCCCCAGGGCGTCGCGGATTACCGGAGGATCATCAGGCAGGTCGCCGACCAGGGAACCACCGTCCTGGTCTCCTCACACATCCTCTCCGAGGTGAGCAAGGTCTGCACCTCCGCGGCCATCCTGGCCCACGGAAAACTCGTCGCACACGGCACCTGGGACGAACTCGCACGCGTCGGCGGCGACGAAAAAGTCGTCATCCGCATCGAGACTCGCACCCCCATGCCTGACCTCCGGAGCCCCGCACTCCTCGCCGCAGAGTTCGCCGAGAACCGACACCGCGCACGACTCGTCGCAACCGTCGACATCAGGGACGAACTTGCCGACACCCTCGCCCAGGCGGGCGTCGCGATCAGGAGCCTCGAAGCAGAACACCCCGACATCGAGGATGTTTTCCTGTCATATTACCACGCCGCGGAGGACGTTGCATGA
- a CDS encoding DUF367 family protein, producing the protein MIRLYAFRDNSCDPRKCTVKRMEKWDQVKVVDSLDRIPRTSLILDPTAEQALSPADRGIPSITALDCSWEVLETWTIKRWPTRRALPYLVAANPVNFGRPLRLTSVEAFAAALYILGEEEQARQVLSKFNWGLHFLELNAEPLGEYAAAKNSAEVVEIQGYYL; encoded by the coding sequence ATGATACGCCTCTATGCCTTCAGGGACAACTCCTGCGACCCCAGGAAGTGCACGGTCAAGAGGATGGAGAAATGGGACCAGGTGAAGGTGGTCGACTCCCTCGACCGCATCCCCCGCACCTCGCTCATCCTCGATCCGACGGCCGAGCAAGCCCTTTCGCCGGCAGACAGGGGCATCCCCTCGATCACCGCCCTCGACTGTTCCTGGGAGGTGCTCGAGACCTGGACGATCAAGCGGTGGCCGACCCGCCGGGCCCTCCCGTACCTCGTCGCCGCCAACCCGGTGAACTTCGGCAGGCCCCTGCGTCTCACCTCGGTCGAGGCCTTTGCGGCGGCCCTGTATATCCTCGGCGAGGAGGAGCAGGCCAGACAGGTTCTCTCCAAGTTCAACTGGGGGCTTCATTTCCTCGAACTGAACGCCGAGCCCCTCGGCGAGTATGCCGCGGCGAAAAATTCCGCCGAGGTCGTGGAAATCCAGGGGTATTACCTCTGA
- a CDS encoding ABC transporter permease, with protein MRTQGLRVIAAKEFRDHIRSRRFHILLAIFLVIATVGLIDGSVQYNKQIEDYNERLAETSDDDMMEMKPAYFGWKPSILSAFFKMSMLIVTVGIILGCAMGFDLISREKESKSLKILLSHPVYRDEVINGKALGGIAAIALAMGIVLALSFAVILIFGIVPDLDESIRILLFGGLSFLLIFSYFAIALFMSTIAKDSSNALIYTLIIFIVLSTLIPAIATNESVMNAVIGEPPEFPNMERIYYGDTFAVTSVEVSSSTDEPAETSEIDRAWEEYEEKSRAYWEKRRTFNDAVNLLSPANNYQQMAMAVTNPRLAVSIHSDGGFGSDMNDDLPESGLGILATLLGDLAKNIVALFVVPAAFFGLAWIRFMREDIR; from the coding sequence ATGAGGACCCAGGGCCTCAGGGTGATCGCCGCCAAGGAGTTCCGCGACCACATCAGGAGCAGGAGGTTCCACATCCTCCTTGCGATCTTTCTGGTCATCGCCACCGTCGGCCTCATCGACGGATCAGTACAGTATAACAAGCAGATCGAAGATTACAACGAACGTCTGGCCGAAACCTCGGACGACGATATGATGGAGATGAAGCCTGCCTACTTTGGGTGGAAACCCTCCATCCTCTCGGCCTTCTTCAAGATGTCCATGCTCATCGTCACCGTCGGGATCATCCTCGGGTGCGCGATGGGGTTCGACCTGATCTCGCGCGAGAAAGAGAGCAAGTCCCTCAAGATCCTCCTCTCCCACCCGGTGTACCGCGACGAAGTGATCAACGGCAAGGCCCTCGGCGGCATCGCGGCCATCGCCCTCGCGATGGGGATCGTGCTCGCCCTCTCCTTTGCCGTCATTCTCATCTTCGGGATCGTCCCGGACCTCGACGAGAGCATACGGATCCTGCTCTTCGGAGGGCTCTCGTTCCTGCTCATCTTCTCGTACTTCGCGATCGCCCTCTTCATGTCGACGATCGCCAAGGACAGCAGCAACGCCCTCATCTACACCCTCATCATCTTCATCGTCCTTTCCACCCTCATCCCGGCCATCGCCACCAACGAGAGCGTGATGAACGCCGTCATCGGCGAACCGCCAGAATTCCCTAATATGGAAAGAATCTATTACGGCGATACATTCGCCGTCACAAGTGTCGAAGTGTCCTCTTCGACAGATGAACCGGCAGAAACCTCAGAGATCGACCGGGCCTGGGAGGAGTACGAGGAGAAGTCCAGGGCCTACTGGGAGAAGAGACGTACCTTCAACGACGCGGTCAATCTGCTCTCGCCCGCCAACAACTATCAGCAGATGGCGATGGCCGTGACCAACCCGCGCCTTGCCGTTTCGATCCACAGCGACGGCGGTTTCGGATCAGACATGAATGACGACCTCCCTGAGAGCGGACTCGGGATCCTGGCAACGCTTCTGGGAGATCTTGCAAAGAACATCGTTGCTCTCTTCGTGGTTCCGGCCGCTTTCTTCGGGCTCGCATGGATCAGGTTCATGCGGGAGGATATCAGATGA
- a CDS encoding nucleoside 2-deoxyribosyltransferase, translating to MYVLCAPCVLDSSLRAEGITKPADIEAFRKVLERCRRFGIEVVPLPCPETAYLGRPRPPATFVERLDTPGFCTVLDRMEEEVRAIVAARGPPLCIVGVDSSPCCGVNRTWYDERVPGRGAFLARFPKIEAVDVYDFARYRIYFAAPLFSEAERVFNRQVRDLIEEHCYEVYLPQEAGDDGAVCNMNGRRQIFERHVETLRGVDLVVAVVDGADADSGTAWEMGYAAGRGIPVVALRTDFRRAGPCEHVNLMLEESAEVVTDTVDLPAAVRRALLSGSSDQREESRPL from the coding sequence ATGTATGTCCTCTGCGCACCATGTGTCCTCGACTCTTCCCTCCGTGCCGAGGGGATCACCAAACCCGCCGATATCGAGGCATTCAGAAAAGTGCTGGAGCGCTGCCGGCGCTTCGGGATCGAGGTCGTGCCTCTTCCCTGCCCTGAGACTGCCTATCTGGGACGGCCCCGTCCCCCCGCGACCTTCGTGGAGCGCCTCGACACCCCGGGCTTTTGCACCGTCCTCGACCGGATGGAAGAGGAGGTGCGGGCGATCGTCGCCGCACGCGGACCTCCCCTCTGTATCGTCGGGGTCGACTCCTCCCCCTGCTGCGGGGTGAACCGGACCTGGTACGATGAGCGGGTGCCGGGGCGCGGTGCCTTTCTCGCCCGTTTCCCCAAGATCGAGGCGGTCGATGTCTACGACTTCGCGCGTTACCGCATCTACTTCGCCGCGCCTCTCTTCTCGGAGGCCGAGCGGGTGTTCAACCGGCAGGTGCGCGACCTCATCGAGGAGCATTGCTATGAGGTCTATCTCCCGCAGGAGGCGGGGGACGATGGGGCGGTTTGCAACATGAACGGTCGCCGGCAGATCTTCGAGCGTCATGTGGAGACGCTCAGGGGGGTCGACCTCGTCGTCGCGGTCGTCGACGGGGCGGACGCCGATTCGGGGACGGCGTGGGAGATGGGATATGCGGCCGGGCGCGGGATCCCGGTCGTGGCCCTGAGGACCGATTTCCGCCGGGCCGGGCCCTGCGAGCATGTCAACCTGATGCTCGAGGAGTCAGCCGAGGTGGTGACCGACACCGTCGACCTGCCCGCGGCGGTGCGGCGCGCCCTTCTCTCAGGCTCCTCTGATCAGCGTGAAGAGTCTCGCCCGCTCTGA
- a CDS encoding ABC transporter permease: protein MRTGGLDVIARKEFRDHIRSRRFHILLGIFLVIAAVGLIDGAVQYNKQIEDYNERLADVSDDDIEGGFFGWKPSILSAFFKMSDLITTIGVILGCAMGFDLISREKESKSLKILLSHPVYRDEVINGKAIGGTAAIALAMGIVLVLSFAVLFIFGIVPNFDESVRILLFGGLSFLLIFSYFAIALFMSARAKDSSNALIYTLIIFIVLSTLIPAITTNESVMNAVIGEPPEFPNMDGDYFGNGGLVSFVATSSSTEEGAENSEVDQAWKEYEEKSRAYWDKRRTFTDTVNLLSPSHNYQQIATAVTEPNFASTLMKNGGFGSDTSEDLPDNGLAVLASLLGDLTKNIIALFVVPAAFFGLAWIRFMREDIR from the coding sequence ATGAGAACCGGAGGACTTGACGTCATCGCCAGGAAGGAGTTCCGCGACCACATCAGGAGCAGGAGGTTCCACATCCTCCTCGGGATCTTCCTGGTCATCGCCGCCGTCGGACTCATCGACGGGGCGGTCCAGTATAATAAGCAGATCGAAGATTACAACGAACGCCTGGCCGACGTCTCTGACGACGATATCGAAGGGGGTTTCTTCGGGTGGAAACCCTCCATCCTCTCGGCCTTCTTCAAAATGTCAGATCTCATCACCACTATCGGGGTCATCCTCGGATGTGCAATGGGGTTCGACCTCATTTCACGAGAAAAAGAGAGTAAGTCCCTCAAGATCCTTCTCTCCCACCCAGTGTACCGCGACGAGGTGATCAACGGCAAGGCTATCGGCGGCACCGCAGCCATCGCCCTCGCGATGGGGATCGTGCTCGTCCTCTCCTTTGCCGTCCTTTTCATCTTCGGAATCGTCCCGAACTTCGACGAGAGCGTACGGATCCTGCTCTTCGGCGGGCTTTCGTTCCTGCTCATCTTCTCGTACTTCGCGATCGCCCTTTTCATGTCGGCACGCGCAAAGGACAGCAGCAACGCCCTTATCTACACCCTCATCATCTTCATCGTCCTTTCCACCCTCATCCCGGCCATTACCACCAACGAGAGCGTGATGAACGCCGTCATCGGTGAACCGCCAGAATTCCCAAATATGGATGGAGATTATTTCGGAAACGGCGGCCTCGTCTCATTTGTCGCGACGTCCTCTTCGACGGAGGAGGGAGCAGAAAACTCCGAGGTCGACCAGGCCTGGAAGGAATATGAAGAAAAATCAAGAGCGTACTGGGACAAGAGACGCACCTTCACCGACACCGTCAACCTGCTTTCGCCTTCCCACAACTATCAGCAGATCGCAACGGCTGTGACCGAGCCGAACTTTGCTTCGACACTCATGAAAAACGGGGGTTTCGGATCGGACACATCTGAAGATCTCCCGGATAACGGGCTTGCAGTCCTCGCAAGTCTCCTGGGAGACCTGACAAAGAACATCATCGCTCTCTTCGTGGTTCCGGCCGCTTTCTTCGGGCTCGCATGGATCAGGTTCATGCGGGAGGATATCAGATGA
- a CDS encoding 2TM domain-containing protein, whose protein sequence is MEDESYERARKRVRELRGFYEHLGIYLVINLLLFAINAITSPGAWWFYWVTLFWGVGLLFHALGTFLGGRFLGPEWEERKMREYVEKEKKRERKG, encoded by the coding sequence ATGGAAGACGAATCATATGAGAGAGCACGAAAGAGGGTGCGGGAACTCCGGGGGTTCTATGAGCACCTGGGAATCTATCTGGTCATCAACCTCCTGCTCTTTGCGATCAACGCCATCACCTCGCCGGGGGCGTGGTGGTTCTACTGGGTGACCCTCTTCTGGGGGGTCGGGCTTCTCTTCCATGCCCTGGGGACGTTTCTGGGCGGGCGGTTCCTGGGGCCTGAGTGGGAAGAGCGGAAGATGCGGGAATATGTGGAGAAGGAGAAGAAGAGGGAGAGGAAAGGGTGA
- a CDS encoding cysteine peptidase family C39 domain-containing protein, producing MEKTYIKFQKSKLTSHPPLPSGGGRHTQKVLLTIVLLIGLTSAMIGMAVPCAFPDLFLQTHPTPGDELAGVPDVRQSNEDRSAAAALQAVMAFYGLDRGEQEWQEAIGPTKGVDEMTDAMAHAARTEGFEAEVEREIGTDELTALVMTGVPAIIPLNGEEYVVVVEIEDGGIVLEDPAVLGGRTHLKTEELIARWTDGTAVVIRSTTRD from the coding sequence ATGGAAAAGACATATATAAAATTTCAAAAATCAAAACTCACCTCCCATCCGCCGCTCCCGTCAGGGGGAGGAAGACATACGCAGAAGGTGCTCCTGACGATCGTGCTTCTCATCGGGTTGACCTCCGCGATGATCGGGATGGCGGTACCCTGCGCCTTCCCTGATCTCTTTCTGCAAACTCATCCCACCCCCGGTGATGAACTGGCGGGCGTCCCGGATGTACGACAGAGCAATGAGGACCGATCGGCCGCTGCGGCCCTTCAGGCAGTGATGGCTTTCTATGGTCTCGACCGGGGCGAACAGGAGTGGCAGGAGGCCATCGGTCCGACCAAGGGCGTTGATGAAATGACAGACGCTATGGCACACGCGGCCAGAACAGAGGGCTTTGAAGCGGAGGTCGAGAGAGAGATCGGGACCGACGAACTGACGGCGCTGGTCATGACGGGCGTCCCCGCGATCATCCCGCTCAACGGAGAAGAGTATGTTGTGGTCGTCGAGATCGAAGATGGCGGAATCGTTCTCGAAGACCCGGCAGTTCTCGGCGGACGCACCCACCTGAAAACTGAAGAACTCATTGCACGCTGGACCGACGGGACCGCGGTCGTGATCAGGAGCACGACCCGCGACTGA
- a CDS encoding winged helix-turn-helix transcriptional regulator: MDRHAVLFLFGLIVLVQSAAGAYTVTPGYDHPPTGEPLTPAEVPPWELPLYVLVYSLCLAPLEILTWSGAWFLLRSRQSRPSLLDHPLRGAIYQCIRARPGIHLRALSATTGTPMGTLRYHLGLLHQNHKVTVLQEDGRLMYYENSGTYTLTQQRLLKHLRNPTTRHILCEVLRHPGMSRKEVAEIVGITGPAVHWHMKKLEEDGFVRQERSGRTTRYAIDEGVAGDLTAWTADSGDLSRGSCS, translated from the coding sequence ATGGATCGACACGCAGTTCTGTTTCTTTTCGGTCTGATCGTGCTGGTCCAGAGTGCAGCCGGCGCTTATACCGTTACCCCCGGATATGACCATCCCCCGACAGGAGAGCCGCTTACTCCCGCGGAAGTCCCTCCCTGGGAACTCCCCCTTTATGTCCTGGTGTACTCCCTCTGTCTCGCCCCCCTTGAGATCCTGACCTGGTCGGGTGCCTGGTTCTTGCTCCGGTCTCGTCAGAGTAGGCCTTCGCTTCTCGATCATCCGCTGAGGGGTGCGATCTATCAGTGTATCAGGGCGCGCCCCGGCATCCACCTCCGCGCCCTCTCGGCCACCACCGGCACGCCGATGGGCACGCTCAGGTACCATCTGGGCCTCCTCCACCAGAACCACAAGGTTACCGTCCTCCAGGAGGACGGTCGCCTGATGTATTATGAGAACAGTGGGACCTACACCCTCACCCAGCAGCGTCTGCTCAAGCATCTCAGAAACCCGACCACCCGGCATATCCTCTGTGAAGTCCTCAGGCACCCGGGGATGTCGAGAAAAGAGGTCGCCGAGATCGTCGGGATCACCGGTCCGGCGGTCCACTGGCATATGAAAAAATTGGAGGAAGACGGGTTCGTCAGGCAGGAGCGTTCCGGCCGGACGACACGGTATGCGATCGACGAAGGAGTCGCCGGCGACCTGACCGCGTGGACGGCGGACAGCGGCGACCTCAGTCGCGGGTCGTGCTCCTGA
- a CDS encoding NEW3 domain-containing protein — protein sequence MNKQIERGLAALCAALMLLPLLVAAPAAALDNQADGKVSIHCDFPGQVIEAGETATFTLSVTNNGNADQMNLWTESFVGSRDWEMRFVDGEAEVNKVSIPAGGSKTVTLRVETAADTQVGEYPVKAHVGDGSVWLHVSISKTHTGELGTLELTVTDKDGEKVKGASVLIYEDKHAEPSDKVMTTADGKISTGLPQGVYDLVIEKAGYKGADKKDVKVKCGITTDAGTVMLEKSPYAAEVTIKSPTITTPVGKNAVFELILKNAGTGDDTYVLSTKDLPEGWYARYKESAGASGDLSEIFLRAGEEKTLYLEAIPPYGTGTDDYTFQTLIDSAAGQYSDELTAKIRGSYEMRVSADRYRYETDMGGTVSFDLKVRNAGTAGALTGIGFKVMAPEGWSATVTPTNITSLQPGERDTVKVTVAPPSSIVASDYKVSVKVISDQGEQEEEFRIVVKEQSFAAVLGVLLLVAIAGGVWYYFRKYQRR from the coding sequence ATGAACAAACAAATTGAACGGGGCCTTGCAGCCCTCTGTGCAGCCCTCATGCTCCTGCCCCTCCTGGTCGCCGCACCCGCGGCGGCCCTGGACAACCAGGCAGATGGGAAGGTCTCCATCCACTGCGACTTCCCGGGCCAGGTGATCGAGGCCGGGGAGACGGCGACCTTCACCCTCTCGGTGACCAACAACGGCAACGCCGACCAGATGAATTTGTGGACAGAATCCTTTGTCGGGTCAAGGGATTGGGAGATGCGCTTCGTCGACGGAGAGGCCGAGGTGAACAAGGTCTCCATCCCAGCGGGCGGGTCGAAGACCGTCACCCTCCGGGTCGAGACCGCGGCCGACACCCAGGTCGGGGAGTACCCGGTGAAGGCCCATGTCGGCGACGGGTCGGTCTGGCTCCATGTCAGCATCTCTAAAACTCATACCGGGGAACTCGGCACTCTCGAACTCACCGTCACCGACAAGGACGGCGAGAAGGTGAAGGGTGCGTCTGTCCTGATCTATGAGGACAAACATGCCGAACCTTCCGATAAGGTGATGACCACCGCGGACGGCAAGATCAGCACCGGCCTCCCGCAGGGAGTCTACGACCTCGTCATCGAGAAGGCCGGGTACAAGGGTGCCGATAAAAAGGACGTCAAGGTGAAGTGCGGGATCACCACCGACGCCGGGACCGTGATGCTGGAGAAGTCCCCGTACGCGGCCGAGGTCACCATCAAGTCCCCGACTATCACCACCCCGGTCGGGAAGAATGCAGTCTTTGAACTGATCTTGAAGAACGCAGGGACCGGCGACGATACCTACGTGCTCTCGACAAAGGACCTCCCCGAGGGGTGGTACGCACGCTACAAAGAGTCGGCCGGCGCCTCAGGCGACCTCTCCGAGATCTTCCTGCGGGCCGGCGAGGAGAAGACCCTCTACCTTGAGGCGATCCCGCCATACGGTACCGGCACCGACGACTACACCTTCCAGACCCTCATCGACTCCGCGGCGGGGCAGTACTCCGACGAACTGACCGCAAAGATCCGCGGGAGTTATGAGATGCGGGTCTCGGCCGACCGCTATCGGTACGAGACCGACATGGGCGGCACGGTCAGTTTCGATCTCAAAGTGAGGAACGCGGGTACCGCCGGGGCACTGACCGGGATCGGCTTTAAAGTGATGGCTCCAGAGGGATGGAGCGCTACGGTGACGCCGACCAACATCACAAGCCTTCAGCCCGGCGAGCGCGACACCGTGAAAGTGACGGTGGCACCGCCCTCCTCCATCGTCGCCTCCGATTACAAGGTCAGCGTCAAGGTGATCTCAGACCAGGGCGAACAGGAGGAAGAGTTCAGGATCGTCGTGAAGGAACAGTCCTTCGCGGCCGTCCTCGGTGTCCTCCTGCTCGTCGCGATCGCCGGCGGCGTCTGGTATTACTTCAGGAAATACCAGCGCCGCTGA
- a CDS encoding ABC transporter ATP-binding protein — translation MIRCEHLCKVYNGVPAVDDLCLEVPEGEVFGLLGPNGAGKSTTILMLTGLIEPTSGACYIDDLEVATHPIEVKKKIGYMPEDVGFYPTLTAEENLEYSAKLYGMGKERKERIQELLQLVGLEGVTKEVGGFSKGMRQRLGIAKALINHPKAIILDEPTANLDPQGVADYRRIIRQVADQGTTVLVSSHILSEVSKVCTSAAILAHGKLVAHGTWDELARVGGDEKVVIRIETRTPMPDLQSPALLAAEFAENRHRARLVATVDIRDELADTLAQAGVAIRSLEAEHPDIEDVFLSYYHAAEDAA, via the coding sequence ATGATACGTTGCGAACATCTTTGCAAGGTCTACAACGGCGTGCCAGCCGTCGACGACCTCTGCCTGGAGGTGCCCGAGGGGGAGGTCTTCGGCCTCCTCGGCCCGAACGGCGCCGGCAAGAGCACCACCATTCTCATGCTCACCGGCCTCATCGAGCCGACATCAGGTGCCTGTTATATCGACGACCTCGAGGTCGCCACTCACCCGATCGAGGTGAAGAAGAAGATCGGGTACATGCCTGAGGACGTCGGGTTCTATCCCACCCTCACCGCCGAAGAGAACCTCGAGTACTCGGCGAAACTCTACGGTATGGGAAAGGAGCGCAAAGAACGGATCCAGGAACTCCTCCAACTCGTCGGGCTCGAAGGTGTTACCAAGGAGGTCGGCGGGTTCTCGAAGGGGATGAGGCAGCGCCTCGGCATCGCGAAGGCACTCATCAACCACCCGAAGGCCATCATCCTCGACGAACCCACCGCCAACCTCGACCCCCAGGGCGTCGCGGACTACCGCCGGATCATCAGGCAGGTCGCCGACCAGGGAACCACTGTCCTGGTCTCCTCACACATCCTCTCCGAGGTGAGCAAGGTCTGCACCTCCGCGGCCATCCTCGCACATGGGAAACTCGTCGCACACGGTACCTGGGACGAACTCGCACGCGTCGGCGGCGACGAGAAGGTGGTCATCCGCATCGAGACCCGTACCCCCATGCCCGACCTTCAGAGTCCGGCGCTCCTCGCCGCAGAGTTCGCCGAGAACCGACACCGCGCACGACTCGTCGCAACCGTCGACATCAGGGACGAACTTGCCGACACCCTCGCCCAGGCGGGCGTCGCGATCAGGAGCCTGGAGGCAGAACACCCCGACATCGAGGATGTTTTCCTGTCATATTACCACGCCGCGGAGGACGCTGCATGA